One genomic segment of Aquipluma nitroreducens includes these proteins:
- a CDS encoding TonB-dependent receptor: protein MKSKTETKSKSYQRRNKFLQLISLFLILFLLLSPSTGFAQSPAFNFSNTTLSDALKQVSKILNIQVAFDSNAMSKHQISGTFQGQTPEEIFAELLKNTGYVAEKRFGNYLIIPVSVEKITTTPTLCRISGLVTDLKSGEQLPYASVYLPNQNSIRTTSLNGTFAFRIPEVQSLRIAVQYLGYQPIDSTFAITDSTAVLTFRMKQKNMELAPVVIRKSTLKMIDQNKETSHSTINPVGFVNLPNMGETDIFRTIQMLPGIGYTEGSSALNIRGGTPDQNLVLFDGFTLYNLDHFFGTFSSINPNVVKDIQIYKGGFDSRYGERLSGIIDITGKTGNKYNPKIYGGMNLISGNLTAEIPFSEKLTLVVGGRRSYADIYSSYLVNAMLENQVEDVNSSSGNSIVKLKPGFYFYDYNAKLTFSKSEQEKMSISVYGGKDFLASTGAGSIKQTFSNTSTDANWGNYGFSYSWIKQWKEGFFSNLEVGYSGYQNQYTEQTEVTTKKGKNTTTTLFDTYEENKLNDFSASLKNEFALGLKNTVDFGFQTKYNEYTYLKDAGTDAYYSDIANSSWLYSTFLQLNTQMVKNLTVKLGGRINGYNLSGKLYYEPRFSANYRIGELINLKFATGKYYQFLSKVAPTQSYGYNRDFWVIADDDKHPVLSSNHFIGGTTFTYKRFSLDAEFYYKTIDGLQLFLYIPPFQRNVSPGGFVPPGQAKRVQLPSKFITGTGSATGLDLLLKYESTHYTGWISYSHSKAIRNFTEINHNEDIPAPFDKTHEFKWTNLFTFGKWNFSGMWIYSTGQSYVKNQTVDNTLTAMFTYDRLSDFKRVDLAANYNLQIRKVRVKLGMSVINVFNQENYNDIYSRDFNFDTTTFNETTYMRSLGITPNFFISFQY, encoded by the coding sequence ATGAAATCAAAAACGGAAACAAAATCAAAATCGTACCAAAGGCGCAATAAATTCTTGCAACTCATTTCCTTGTTCCTTATTTTATTCCTTTTACTTTCTCCATCAACAGGTTTTGCCCAGTCTCCTGCGTTCAACTTCAGTAATACCACACTTTCTGATGCACTAAAACAAGTTTCAAAAATCCTGAATATTCAGGTTGCCTTCGACTCTAATGCAATGAGTAAGCACCAGATTTCAGGAACATTTCAGGGACAAACTCCGGAAGAAATTTTTGCGGAACTTCTTAAAAATACTGGCTATGTAGCCGAAAAAAGATTTGGAAACTACCTGATTATTCCCGTTTCTGTGGAAAAAATTACAACCACTCCCACTCTATGTCGTATCTCAGGACTGGTAACCGATCTGAAATCTGGCGAACAGCTTCCATATGCCAGTGTTTATCTTCCCAATCAGAATTCAATCCGGACAACTTCGTTAAACGGAACTTTTGCTTTTCGTATTCCTGAAGTTCAATCGTTGCGGATTGCTGTTCAGTACCTGGGCTATCAACCAATCGACAGCACTTTCGCGATTACCGATTCGACTGCGGTTCTGACCTTCAGGATGAAACAAAAGAACATGGAATTGGCGCCGGTCGTAATTAGAAAATCGACACTTAAAATGATTGATCAGAACAAAGAAACCAGCCATTCGACGATCAATCCTGTCGGGTTTGTGAATTTACCCAACATGGGCGAAACCGATATTTTCAGAACGATCCAGATGCTACCTGGAATTGGATACACGGAAGGCTCATCAGCGCTGAATATTCGCGGTGGAACCCCCGACCAAAACCTGGTGCTTTTTGATGGGTTTACACTTTATAACCTCGATCATTTCTTTGGAACTTTTTCGTCGATCAACCCCAATGTGGTGAAAGACATTCAGATTTACAAAGGTGGATTTGACTCGCGCTACGGAGAGCGACTTTCAGGAATCATTGACATTACCGGCAAAACGGGAAACAAATACAATCCGAAAATATACGGTGGAATGAATCTGATCAGCGGAAACCTGACTGCCGAAATCCCATTTTCAGAAAAGCTGACACTGGTTGTGGGCGGAAGGCGTTCGTATGCCGATATTTATTCAAGTTATCTGGTTAACGCCATGCTCGAAAATCAGGTCGAAGATGTGAATTCATCAAGCGGCAACAGCATTGTTAAGCTAAAACCCGGCTTCTATTTTTACGATTACAACGCCAAATTAACATTCAGCAAAAGCGAACAGGAAAAAATGTCGATCAGCGTATATGGCGGGAAAGACTTTCTGGCCAGTACCGGCGCAGGAAGCATCAAACAAACTTTTTCAAACACCAGTACCGATGCAAATTGGGGCAATTATGGATTCAGTTATTCGTGGATCAAGCAGTGGAAGGAGGGTTTCTTTTCCAATTTGGAGGTTGGATATTCAGGCTACCAAAACCAATACACCGAACAAACGGAGGTTACAACCAAAAAAGGCAAAAATACGACAACAACCTTATTCGATACTTACGAGGAAAATAAACTGAATGACTTTTCCGCATCGTTAAAAAATGAATTTGCACTCGGTCTGAAAAACACGGTAGATTTTGGGTTTCAGACCAAATACAACGAATATACCTACCTGAAAGACGCAGGAACCGATGCTTACTACTCTGACATCGCCAATTCGTCGTGGCTCTATTCAACGTTTTTGCAGTTGAACACACAAATGGTAAAAAACCTGACCGTTAAACTTGGCGGAAGGATAAACGGCTATAACCTTTCCGGGAAACTTTATTACGAACCACGTTTTTCGGCCAACTACCGCATTGGCGAGCTAATTAATCTGAAATTTGCCACCGGAAAGTACTATCAGTTCCTGAGCAAAGTCGCTCCTACCCAATCGTATGGCTACAACCGCGACTTTTGGGTCATTGCCGACGATGATAAACATCCGGTGCTTTCGTCCAATCACTTCATCGGAGGAACTACATTTACTTATAAGCGGTTTTCGCTGGATGCCGAATTCTATTACAAAACCATCGACGGACTTCAGCTTTTCCTTTACATTCCTCCATTCCAAAGAAATGTTTCTCCCGGAGGATTTGTGCCACCAGGACAGGCTAAAAGAGTACAACTTCCGAGTAAATTTATTACTGGCACAGGAAGTGCAACGGGTCTCGATTTGCTGCTGAAATACGAAAGCACGCATTATACAGGCTGGATATCTTATTCGCACAGTAAAGCCATACGCAATTTTACAGAGATCAATCACAACGAAGATATTCCGGCGCCTTTCGATAAAACACACGAATTCAAGTGGACCAACTTGTTTACTTTTGGCAAATGGAATTTCTCTGGAATGTGGATTTATTCAACCGGACAGTCCTACGTCAAGAATCAGACGGTTGACAATACCTTAACTGCGATGTTTACCTACGACCGTTTGTCCGATTTTAAACGAGTTGATTTAGCTGCCAATTACAATTTACAAATTCGAAAAGTCAGGGTTAAATTAGGGATGTCAGTAATTAATGTATTTAACCAGGAAAATTACAACGACATTTATTCGCGCGATTTCAATTTCGACACTACCACATTCAACGAAACAACTTACATGCGGTCGTTGGGAATTACCCCAAATTTCTTTATCAGTTTTCAGTATTGA
- a CDS encoding DUF4382 domain-containing protein translates to MKNLLKNGLMLLTGILMLATSCNQISDSESGGNGKIVLSLTDAPFPVSLVDKALVTIDKIEIRSTATVSSTTEVTTNSELFTVLYDGDPMEFDLLDLQNGITTELLSMDIAAGSYDLIRMHVTNASVLLKDGSNFDLKVPSGFASGLKIKMTPNLVIESGVESEVILDFDVSKSFVVQGNMKAKNGIKGFIFKPVLRATCQKYSGSVGGKVFENATTPIAEAHVQIIAADTILSSALTDAAGNYHMIGLPTGSYKVVCEKDGYTPVTVDPVVVKAREKTTLDIQMATATVTVNP, encoded by the coding sequence ATGAAAAATTTATTGAAAAATGGATTGATGCTTTTAACCGGTATCTTGATGCTGGCAACATCGTGTAATCAGATTAGTGATTCTGAAAGTGGAGGAAATGGAAAAATTGTTTTGTCGCTGACTGATGCGCCTTTCCCTGTGAGTTTGGTCGACAAAGCTTTGGTAACTATTGATAAGATTGAAATACGGTCGACAGCAACGGTTTCGTCAACCACAGAAGTTACTACTAATTCAGAACTTTTTACCGTATTGTATGATGGCGATCCGATGGAATTTGATTTGCTCGATTTGCAAAACGGAATTACCACCGAATTGCTAAGCATGGATATTGCCGCTGGATCGTACGATCTGATCCGTATGCATGTGACCAACGCAAGCGTACTTCTTAAAGATGGATCTAATTTTGATTTAAAAGTGCCAAGCGGTTTTGCCAGCGGACTAAAAATTAAAATGACTCCTAATTTGGTCATCGAAAGTGGAGTTGAAAGCGAAGTTATTCTCGATTTTGATGTAAGCAAATCGTTTGTAGTACAAGGTAATATGAAAGCAAAGAACGGAATTAAAGGTTTTATTTTTAAACCAGTTCTTCGTGCTACATGCCAAAAGTATAGCGGATCTGTAGGTGGAAAAGTTTTCGAAAACGCAACAACTCCAATTGCAGAAGCTCATGTTCAGATTATTGCTGCCGATACCATTTTAAGTTCGGCACTTACTGATGCTGCCGGAAATTATCATATGATTGGTCTTCCTACTGGATCCTACAAGGTAGTTTGTGAAAAGGACGGTTATACTCCTGTTACGGTAGATCCGGTAGTTGTGAAAGCAAGAGAGAAAACGACTTTGGATATTCAAATGGCAACTGCAACTGTTACTGTAAATCCATAA
- a CDS encoding 16S rRNA (uracil(1498)-N(3))-methyltransferase: MHIFYTPELSGNTYTLDETESKHCIRVLRLEKGNEITLVDGRGGWFTAEIADPNPKRCAVNVIKSELNFGQRNFQVHIAIAPTKNIERIEWFLEKATEIGIDRVTPLLCRYSERKEIKNERLEKVMVSAMKQSLKAYLPQLDELTKFNDFIKQPFSGQKFIAHCEEQHRELLKNTIKHGENYLILIGPEGDFSTEEIRLAIDAGFVPVSLGESRLRTETAGVVACHTFNLLNEM; encoded by the coding sequence ATGCACATTTTTTATACTCCTGAACTTTCAGGAAATACATACACGCTCGACGAAACTGAATCGAAGCACTGCATTCGGGTTTTAAGGCTCGAAAAGGGTAACGAAATTACTTTGGTTGACGGACGCGGCGGATGGTTTACTGCCGAAATTGCTGATCCGAATCCGAAACGGTGCGCTGTAAATGTGATTAAATCGGAATTGAATTTCGGACAGCGTAATTTTCAGGTTCATATAGCCATTGCTCCAACCAAAAACATCGAACGGATTGAATGGTTTCTCGAAAAAGCTACTGAAATAGGAATTGATCGGGTAACTCCACTGCTCTGTCGTTATTCCGAGCGAAAGGAAATTAAAAACGAAAGGCTTGAAAAAGTAATGGTTTCGGCCATGAAACAATCGCTAAAAGCCTATTTGCCTCAACTCGACGAACTGACCAAATTCAATGATTTCATTAAGCAGCCATTCTCAGGACAAAAATTTATTGCCCATTGCGAAGAACAACATCGCGAGCTACTTAAAAACACGATAAAACATGGCGAAAATTATCTGATTTTGATTGGTCCTGAAGGCGATTTTTCAACGGAAGAAATAAGACTGGCGATTGATGCAGGATTTGTGCCTGTTAGTTTGGGTGAAAGTCGTTTGCGTACAGAAACCGCTGGTGTAGTGGCCTGTCATACGTTCAATTTGCTGAACGAGATGTAA
- a CDS encoding SixA phosphatase family protein, which produces MKRVIIVRHAKSVPFGYDNDFYRDLTERGEDDATKISAKLRSLGVTPDLVIASPATRTMHTASIFCQNLEYDPIKIRQINEFYEGVTTQGFIEILQDLPESVQTVLVFGHNPTVYYLVYNLVKYFNSDMPTCSTVALDFQVEKWQEVSARGAQVAFQITPKSV; this is translated from the coding sequence ATGAAACGAGTAATAATTGTTCGTCATGCTAAATCGGTGCCGTTTGGTTACGACAACGATTTTTATAGGGATCTGACAGAAAGGGGAGAAGATGATGCTACAAAAATTAGCGCAAAACTTCGGAGTTTAGGCGTAACTCCGGATTTGGTAATTGCCAGTCCGGCCACACGAACCATGCATACTGCTTCTATTTTTTGTCAAAATCTGGAATATGATCCGATTAAAATTCGTCAGATTAATGAGTTTTATGAAGGAGTGACCACGCAGGGCTTTATTGAAATACTTCAGGATTTGCCTGAATCGGTGCAAACCGTTTTGGTTTTTGGGCACAATCCAACGGTTTATTATCTGGTATATAATCTGGTGAAATACTTCAACTCCGACATGCCAACGTGTTCGACTGTTGCGCTTGATTTTCAGGTAGAAAAATGGCAGGAAGTATCGGCAAGAGGAGCTCAGGTAGCTTTTCAAATCACACCTAAATCTGTTTAA
- a CDS encoding metallophosphoesterase family protein, producing the protein MKRIGLLSDTHGTLSSRIFKFFEPVDEIWHAGDIGNAETADQLSAFKPFRAVYGNIDDHVLRRMFPADQRFSCEEVDVLMTHIGGYPGRYEPRIRNIFKIKPPQLFICGHSHILKVIHDPKYRSLHINPGAAGNKGFHQVCTAVRFVIDGKNIRDLEVLEFERTAFQEI; encoded by the coding sequence ATGAAACGAATTGGCTTATTATCAGATACGCATGGAACGCTGAGTTCAAGAATTTTTAAATTTTTCGAACCTGTTGACGAAATATGGCATGCCGGCGACATTGGAAATGCCGAAACTGCCGACCAACTTTCGGCCTTCAAGCCGTTTCGTGCAGTTTACGGGAACATTGATGATCATGTTTTACGACGCATGTTTCCGGCCGATCAACGCTTCTCGTGTGAAGAAGTTGATGTTTTAATGACGCACATAGGTGGCTACCCCGGAAGATACGAACCACGGATCCGCAACATTTTCAAAATTAAACCACCACAACTGTTTATATGCGGGCATTCGCATATCCTGAAAGTGATTCACGATCCGAAATACCGTTCGCTGCACATCAATCCGGGAGCTGCCGGGAATAAAGGGTTTCATCAGGTTTGTACTGCTGTCCGTTTTGTGATCGATGGGAAAAACATTCGCGATCTGGAAGTGCTGGAGTTCGAAAGAACAGCTTTTCAGGAAATATAG
- the msrA gene encoding peptide-methionine (S)-S-oxide reductase MsrA — MSEDISYRQTETATLGGGCFWCTEAIFRSLKGVETVESGYSGGKTKNPTYNEVCTGETGHAEVIHITFDPKLISFKELLEIFWKTYDPTTLNRQGADSGTQYRSVVFYHSQEQKETAEKYKSDLNKENVYNQPVVTEISVFDQFYKAENYHQNYFANNRSQGYCQFVIVPKIEKFRKIFNDKLK; from the coding sequence ATGTCAGAAGATATCAGTTACAGGCAAACGGAGACAGCCACATTAGGCGGCGGATGTTTCTGGTGTACCGAAGCCATTTTTAGAAGCCTCAAAGGTGTTGAAACAGTTGAATCTGGGTACTCTGGAGGGAAAACAAAAAATCCAACTTATAATGAAGTTTGCACTGGAGAGACAGGCCATGCGGAAGTCATCCACATTACATTCGATCCTAAATTAATCAGTTTTAAAGAACTGCTCGAAATCTTTTGGAAAACATACGATCCGACCACTTTGAATCGACAGGGAGCCGATTCAGGAACGCAATACAGGTCGGTCGTTTTTTATCACTCTCAGGAGCAAAAAGAAACAGCCGAAAAATATAAATCTGATTTAAATAAAGAGAATGTGTACAATCAGCCGGTAGTGACTGAAATTTCAGTTTTTGATCAATTCTACAAAGCAGAGAACTATCATCAGAATTATTTTGCAAATAACCGATCTCAAGGATACTGCCAATTTGTAATTGTTCCAAAAATTGAAAAATTCAGAAAAATTTTTAATGACAAACTAAAATAG
- a CDS encoding YciI family protein, giving the protein MYHKAAFFSFLLAIIGFQSLAQREFKTQGGDTTYTMKRYVFMLLNEGPTRTQDSTTVARIQEGHMKHITEMAKTGKLVIAGPFDNGGKHRGILIFDVDSISQAIRIESTDPAVLSGRLEMEAIYWWAAKGSKLP; this is encoded by the coding sequence ATGTATCATAAAGCCGCATTTTTCAGTTTTTTGTTAGCCATAATCGGGTTTCAGTCATTGGCGCAACGCGAATTTAAAACTCAAGGAGGCGACACTACCTATACGATGAAAAGGTATGTGTTTATGCTTTTAAATGAAGGACCTACCCGGACTCAGGATTCGACTACGGTAGCCAGGATTCAGGAAGGACACATGAAGCACATCACCGAAATGGCGAAAACCGGCAAATTGGTTATTGCCGGCCCATTCGATAATGGTGGGAAACACCGTGGAATCCTGATTTTTGATGTCGATTCGATTTCACAAGCCATACGCATAGAATCGACCGATCCGGCAGTTTTGTCAGGAAGATTGGAAATGGAAGCGATATACTGGTGGGCTGCGAAAGGGAGTAAACTACCATAG
- a CDS encoding RNA polymerase sigma factor: protein MDNNQHIELLSKKISQNSDQQAFKELYLVYFDKLYKFAFSILHSAEFAEEAVNDVFLNIWQKRSSLKNIESLKNYLFISTKNTSFNYLSKFRKERNTSLDDVLVRFEIDELTPETAFFTNEIRNEIEQAINQLPPKTKLVFQMAKVEGLKYKEIAEILNISVNTIDNHIATAIKKLSIVLKDLSTEETNLILFQLFTRFNLNNLTINQV, encoded by the coding sequence TTGGATAATAACCAGCATATTGAATTGCTATCGAAAAAAATAAGCCAGAATTCCGATCAACAGGCATTTAAAGAATTATATCTGGTCTATTTCGACAAGTTATACAAGTTCGCCTTTTCGATACTTCATTCCGCAGAATTTGCAGAAGAAGCAGTTAACGATGTTTTCCTGAACATCTGGCAAAAAAGATCAAGCCTGAAAAACATTGAAAGCCTGAAAAATTACCTCTTTATTTCAACTAAAAACACCTCTTTCAATTACCTGAGTAAGTTTAGGAAAGAACGAAACACTTCGCTGGATGATGTACTGGTTCGATTTGAAATTGACGAATTAACTCCGGAAACAGCGTTTTTCACGAACGAAATCCGCAATGAAATAGAACAAGCCATTAATCAGCTTCCTCCTAAAACGAAACTGGTTTTTCAAATGGCAAAAGTCGAAGGTCTCAAATACAAGGAAATTGCAGAAATCTTAAATATATCAGTAAACACAATTGACAACCACATTGCCACCGCGATAAAAAAATTAAGCATTGTTCTTAAAGATCTATCCACTGAAGAAACTAATCTTATTCTTTTTCAGCTATTTACCCGATTTAACTTAAATAATTTAACAATTAACCAAGTTTAA
- a CDS encoding FecR family protein: MDTIWSIIGKNLEGNISPDEEKALNEWINSSNTNKQVYFQIKELWYHKQDQTNNSQAIAAYDKLINRIKFAEGIQAQSRVQRISSQVNQFIKYAAIIFFFISFSFLSYYYITHESSKNEFCTISVPKGNKSEIVLPDGSKIWLNNNSKLTYPKNFNQSVRQVELIGEGYFEIQRNVKVPFIVKTSDISIKVLGTKFNISAYPNDKFIETTLISGKVTVQSNENPEVISTLNPGESMTFDKLNNRAAIASVDTKFYTYWMKGEFVFKDERFETLAKRIERIYNVEIIFEDPALKEKTYTGDFKVDDNIYSILEIFKRSTSVPIEYVTDRNKITIRRK, from the coding sequence ATGGATACCATTTGGAGCATAATCGGAAAGAATTTAGAAGGGAATATTTCTCCAGATGAGGAGAAAGCTCTGAATGAATGGATTAATTCGTCGAACACAAACAAACAAGTATATTTTCAAATCAAAGAACTCTGGTACCACAAACAAGATCAAACAAACAATTCGCAAGCAATTGCGGCGTACGATAAATTAATTAACCGGATAAAATTTGCGGAGGGAATTCAAGCACAATCCAGAGTTCAACGGATCTCTTCTCAGGTTAATCAATTTATCAAGTACGCCGCAATTATCTTTTTCTTTATCTCATTTAGCTTTCTTTCTTATTATTACATTACTCATGAGAGTTCAAAAAACGAATTTTGTACAATCTCAGTTCCCAAAGGGAATAAGTCTGAAATCGTTTTGCCTGACGGAAGTAAAATTTGGCTGAACAACAACAGTAAGTTAACCTATCCTAAAAATTTCAATCAATCAGTACGCCAGGTTGAGCTAATTGGAGAAGGCTACTTTGAAATTCAGCGAAATGTCAAAGTTCCATTTATTGTAAAAACTTCTGACATCAGCATTAAAGTGTTAGGAACCAAATTTAACATTAGCGCCTATCCAAACGATAAATTTATTGAAACAACTCTAATCTCCGGAAAAGTTACTGTTCAATCTAACGAAAACCCGGAAGTTATCAGTACGCTTAACCCCGGAGAAAGCATGACCTTCGATAAACTTAATAATCGCGCGGCTATCGCCAGCGTTGATACTAAATTTTATACCTATTGGATGAAGGGTGAATTTGTTTTCAAAGACGAGAGATTTGAAACCCTTGCCAAGCGTATAGAACGAATCTACAACGTCGAAATTATTTTTGAAGATCCAGCTTTAAAAGAAAAAACCTATACCGGCGATTTTAAAGTTGACGATAATATCTACAGCATTCTCGAAATTTTCAAAAGGTCGACATCGGTACCAATTGAATATGTTACCGATCGAAATAAGATCACTATCCGTAGAAAATAG